In the genome of Cervus elaphus chromosome 5, mCerEla1.1, whole genome shotgun sequence, the window AGTGATATCTGTCAGTCAGCTCACAGGGCTGTGTCCAGCCCACCTGCTCTATAGACAGGAaaggtggaggggtgggagggtgcTGGCCTGAGGGCTGACCCAAGCTGCCAGCTCTCAGAACTGCGGGTTTATCAGAGCCCAGGAAGGGTGCAGGGGTGGGGCATGGGCGCGGCCACCTGGCATCGCACGGGGTGTGTGGTTCTGAGCCAGTCCCAGCAGCTCAGCCTGGAGCTGCGGGGTGACCCTGAGCCCAGCAGCAGGAGAGGTGGGTGGAGAGCAGGGGGCGTGGGCAGTGTGACCGGGGGCCAGGTGTGCCCTGACACATGTGCTGCCGTTTAACAGGTCACCGTGCAGGCCTCTGCCCGTGGTGTCCTGTTTGCTGTTCAAACAGATGCTTCTCCCGCCTCCCTGTTCCCCTTCCTTCACTTTGAGCGGGGGGCAAGGGGGCTGCTTTTCCTGGTCTATGAACACAGACTATGACCCCTTCTGCCTGGCGTGGGCAGGCGCCAGGGCTTTAGCTCAACCTAAGGAGAGTTTGACGACATCCGGCTAATGGAGTGGACAAATGGAGATGGAACTTGCTCTGCTAGAAAGAGCCTGACagggtggtccagcggttaggactcctgCTTCCACGGCCGAgggcacgagttcaatccctggtcagggaactaagatcccacaagctgtggggtgtggccaaaagaaggaaagagagggaggaagggaggacgGAGGGCGGGTGGGCATCCTCACGACGGAGGGAGAGTTGGGTGGAAGCGTGAGTTCGGAGTCTCCTTCCTTCTGCAGTGCCAGTCACCCTCGGACTGAACACCCTGCTGTCCTGCAGAGTCTAAAATATTGTCATTCATGATCTATTTCTAAAAACCACTATGTGTTACAGACAAGTCAGGATTTCTAGCTTCTCTGGAAGCAGGCACCAGCCCCCCATTCCAGTCACTTCTTCCGTGGCGGCCCCTCAGCAGGCCACTTGACTCATCCTCGGCACCCGCCTAAGACCCCTGGACAGGCTACTCTGGGGGCCTAGGGGCAGGGTAGGTGGCCCCTCTGCACGGCGGTGACCTCCCCGCCCTGCCCGCAGCTTCACGCAGGCCATGCTAAGCCAGCCCCGGATGCAGAGCCTGGACAACCCCGCGGCCTACCACGTGGGCCTGGCGCTCCTGGGAGTGGGCGGCGTGTTCGTCTTTTCCAGTTTCCTGGCGCTGGGCTTCACCGGGACCTTCCTAGGTAAGACCCTGAGTGTGGGGGGCTGGGGCCCTGCTCCCCACAACTCCAGGCCTCAGCCTGCCCTGCTCAGCATGGGGGGCCAGGCCCTCAAGCCCCAGCCAGCTTCTTGGCCTCCAGGATGGGCCGAGCTTCTGTTGCTGTGTTCAGGTCCGATTGGGGCTGGTGCAAGTCTGGCGCTGGCGACAGCTGGGGGCACTGACCCCTCCGCTTGCCCATGGCTCCGGAACTTTGGGGCTGAGAGTCCAGTGCTGGCAGAGCTGGATGTCCTAGACATCCAACTCCCAGTTTGGACTCCGGGGGGCGGGAGCAGGGCTGCTGATGTGCTGGGGGCAGTGGGGCCAGAGCAGAAGGCCAGCCAGGGATCACATCGCTCGAGTCCCTGAGGGCCATGCAGGGGACTGGGGCATCCTCCCAGGAGGAGAGTCCCGCAGGGGAGGTCCTCTGGGGGCCAAGGAGCAGCTGGGGATCATGGTGTGGGCCtcatggggtggggtgagggagggagccaggggagggaggggtggtgcTGTCCAGCCAACCTCAGGAGACCAGGGGTGAGCAGCCCCACAGCAGGGGCGGGGTgaggggcagccagagtctggaggagggagggggaagggcctGGAACACCAGCCGCCTCGGGGCCCCCAGGAGAAATGGCCTGGAACGTGGGGCCCTCAGGCTCAGAGATGTAGGTCAGAGTGGctgaggccccgccccgccccacctgtGAGCCACCCTGAAGCAGACTTCTTTGTCACCGGGAAGAAAGGCTCCCTGGCTGCGAGCCCTCTGTCCCCAGACAGCAGTGATGGTGATGCAGCTGCTACTCCTCCAGGCCCACATGTGCCTGGAGCGCAAGGGACACTGGGACCAGCGGGCCCTGGTGAGCAGCGCTGCTCCCTGAGGGCCATGCCCAGGCCGGGCCGGGCCAGACCGCGCTGGACACCGGATCTGTTGTCCCCTGCCTCTTGGACCGCCACACCCTCCCCTGGGAAAAGCTCTGGGCTGGCTGCGGAGGGAGAGCTGATCTCCAGGCTGGCAGCCCAGGTCGGGGTGGCCCAGccaagggaggagggggaggtggaGCAGAGATAGTGAGTAGGGGTAGGCCTGCTTTCGACAGTGGGGGGCAGGTGAAGGGAAGGTCTACAGGAAGCGCCATGAGCCGAGGAGATGGCAAAGGAGGAGAGGTGTCCGGAGAGTGGGGAGAGTCCCCAAGCAGAGGGGACAACACATGCAAAGGCACAGAGACAAAAGCAGGTGGGGGTACAGCCCCTGGGGACCCCCCCAGTGGCCTGCACACCTCCCTCTGGATGGGGCAGCCAGGCTGTGACCCTCCTTCCTGCCCGCCCTGTTTGCAGGTGACTACTTCGGGATCCTCAAGGAGGCCAGAGTGACCATGTTCCCGTTCAGCGTCCTGGACAACCCCATGTACTGGGGCAGCACAGCCATCTACCTGGGCTGGGCCATCGTGTGAGTCAGCCCTTGTGCCCCATGGAGCCCAGGGCACTGGTCAGGGCTCCTTTCCTGGGGAGCCCCTCACCGGTGGGAGCAGAGAACATCCTAGAATGAGGCTGGCAGACTTCCTCTTAAAAGAGCGGGAGGCTCCTGGGCAGCAGGTGACGGAGTGGCCGTGGTTGCGAAATTTGAATTTCACGTCATTTTCACAAGtcacaaaatattcttttgattttcttaaacaattacaaatataaaaGCTGTTCTTTGCCTGGGGACCACAGGCTGCCAACCTAGTGCTGGAACTGGGCAGGGAGGCCCCCTGCCCGCAGCCAGCCTGCAGGATCTGCGTTCCACACACCAGGGTCCCTCTGGCCAGCAACCCGCAGTCCAGGAGCCTGGCACACACACCCCCCAGGGCAGCTCCCATCTGTCCATTTTCTGGATTAGGACTTCTTCCATAGAAAGGTTTTCTTTGTAGAAAGAATTCTGCTTTTACCGAATGCTGGAAAACAACTTGCCAGGAAGGTCACAGGTGCCCCCAGAGTCCAGAAGGACGACAGGGCCTAAAGGAACAAACCTCAATGGTGGACCGTCTGGAGCGGACGttcccccaccagccccacctTCGGGGGGTCGGGTACATGGGATCCAACCTCTGGGCTTTGAGTGACAAGGAGCTGGAGGGGCACGTGTGGGTCTGCTGGGACCCCCTGCCTGTGCCCCACTTCAGGCAACCCCTCATCCACCTGCCTTCAGCCTGGCCCCTCTCTCCTGGACTGGGGCAGTGGGATCCAGGGAGGCAGGCTCCCCCCACAGGCTTACCCACTCCCCATAGTGTCTCCGACCTGAGACTGGCAGGGGGAGCCCCACACAGGTCCTCCTGCAAACTTCCCTGCCAGCACACCCACCGTTCCCTCTCACTTCCACTCCCAGTCAATCTTTCCAAACCCAGCTTGAggtgtcccctcctccaggaagtcctccctgacctcctgcaatacacacacacacacacacacacacacacactttctctgtGCTTAGATGTCTCTgtcacacacacgtacacacacacacgcacacacacacacacacacttcctctgTGCTTAGATGTCtgtcacacacacgcacacacacacacacacacacacacacacacacacacacacacacacacacacacacttcctctgTGCTTAGATGTCtgtcacacacacgcacacacacacacacacacacacacacacacacacacacacacacacacacacacacacacacacacacacacacacacacacacacacacacacacacacacacacacacacacacacacacacttcctctgTGCTTAGATGTCTCTGTCTCCAGTAGTGAGAGGTTGCCCCCTCTACAGGGCTGTTAGGCCAAGGTTCTCAAGAACATATGAGGAGCCCTAGGGGCCCAGACTCCCACAGACCCCTCAGGAGGGCACCAGCCATGTGGTGATGAGGAGGGGCCTCAGATGTGCAGGGGAGGGAGCCCTTCGTCTGAGAGCTCATTAGACATACTCCATTACCTGGGGTTGCCAGACGCTGACCCAGCAGTCTGCTCCCAGGCCTTCCCAGCCCATCTGTCCCCAGCCTGGGGCCCCACAGACAGGGCTTCCTGTTGGCCCAAGCAAGCAGGTGTGTGGGAGCCCCAGAAGGTCTGAGGTGCTGGGATTCCCGGGGCACCAGCCCATCAGCCTGAGTGAGATGCCCCCTCCCCACGGTGCACAGCTGTGTCCCTGGgaaccgccccccccaccccaccccaggctctggGCTCTGGCAGGTGGGTccctgtgggcctcagttt includes:
- the PEMT gene encoding phosphatidylethanolamine N-methyltransferase isoform X2 is translated as MLVARWEHKTRKLSKAFGSPRLACYTLGGAILLLNILRSHCFTQAMLSQPRMQSLDNPAAYHVGLALLGVGGVFVFSSFLALGFTGTFLGDYFGILKEARVTMFPFSVLDNPMYWGSTAIYLGWAIVHASPTGLLLTAVVALIYMVAILYEEPFTAEIYQQKASQACKRS